The genomic region acaacTTACGACAATTGAGCAAATATGTCATCCATAACATATCCCTAAAtgatattaatatgttttctaAAGTTGTAATTTTCAGCTAAACGAATGAAACTGATGTTACCTGAGCCACCTCCTTTATTGCATCTTGATGCAGAAtccaaaagttatttaaaaatcaacaaaaaaaacttccaACAATATTCACGTATCACAATCGAGTTGTGTGAACTAGGTGACCTGCATAAAGTTAGTACAGTTGTCTTGTGCAGTAATTCATAGTTAAAACTGATagcctttttttaaacagaattgtaaaatacatattatattatatatatttaaaaacctttgttAAAGATCTATAAGCTCATCATTAGCTGTTTTGTAGGTTCGTGATGTATTATCAACGGGTTTATACGATATCATTGCTGTACTGCCACGTACTGATCGCTTGTTTCATTCTGCTTGCACTGAACTTCATATCGACATTATTTGTATTGATGGAAGTGAAAAACTTCCTTATCTTCCAAAACATGCTACTGTACAAGCTGCTATAAGTCGCGGCATCAATTTTGAGGTATTTTCTTGGTAATGTTCCAgctaatataaattaaataaatacagatTAACATGTATATATCTAATTTATTCTATTATTCCAGGATATTCATAGGAAAAACCAATGATACtatttaatatgtttgtgCACTAAGTATGATTGAAcgcatttaaaaagaaaataacatttgtGTATAGCCAGctacttaatttaaacataagttaTAGCAGCTTATGCTACATTACATGCACAACAACGAAAAGTTTTAAGTACACAAAAGACTGAACTAGGCTATGAAAAAATAGTCATTATGtcattaaataacaaaaatagtCAAACAGTCATTAAATAACAGTGatgtataaaaacacattgGCAAGTTTAGAAACATTAATGACATTGTTTTCTTACCACAATTACACATCACAGAAATCCGCCAAGTTGAAGTTATGTTTTTACAGTAACACTTCCACTACATTAACTAAAACTGCATCCACATCCAGTTAATAGTTAATATGAGAATACTTTTGGGGCAGTCTGCATTGTTGCCACATGTGTACACATATGGtacacatattatatataaatgaaaatggTTAAACAATTACATTTGGTACTGTCCAGTGTCTATAGTTATAAACTATTTGAAATTCTCAACcaggaatattttaaaatagtttaagcATTTATTAATTCTCACTTCCTAGTGTATGTGCTAGGTTTGTTATGCCCCGATGATCAGGGACACCACAATGCGCCGACTCACGATAAACAACGTACAACGATTAGTTGAAAGTTCCAAAGGAAAAAATCTCATTTTATCCAGTGGAGCCTTGCATCAAATGGAAATGCGTGGACCGTGAGTATTCACTCCTTGTTATATCATATGTGGCACATTTTTCATTGTGGTTTatctaaaaatattgtttattactatTAATTACAACTATTACTTTGTaacgaattttgtttttaccttttgtgAGTATGtgaataaaatttgtgtttgaaTTAAATGCTTTTTCGATAAAGGCTCGTTGTGTTATACAATaaagtaacattattttcaacTGACCCGTGTATTTACCACCAGGTATGATGTTGCAAACTTGAGTACTTTATTTGGAATCAAAGAAAATCTTCATATTCACTGTGTTAGTAACAACTGTAGATCTGCAATTGTTCACAGTTTTACAAGAAAAACAGCTAAATGTGCTGTTTATGTTCAACAGTTGAATGAAACTATTGCAACTATTTAACCGAGCAGAAAATTCAGCATTGCAGTTGAAAGTGGAATACATGCGCACTgccatgaataaaaaaaagtccaATGATTTGTAACCGTTGACAATATGTAtgattgatttttaaatattttaaatgacaaaATCGTGTTTAATACCACACACTTTACTTCATAATATTCCTGCTTTCCCATCAGCCATCTGCCCAtcactgttttaaattttctacatTATCAATTGACACCACCCTCACAGCCCAACAAACGCAGACCAAAGTCAATActgttttaactataaaaaaatatatattgaacaCCTGCTAGGGGTGAGAGAAAAAATGTGACATGTTCATTGGGaatgaggtaagatgggacatgttttactttttctgcAATGTCTTATTgcaatagtaaacaaagagttaTAACTGTTCCCCCGGCGACtctaaaaagaaaatttctaATTGTACAAAATGCGATCAGTAAATATGGGATTGAGTtgcggtatcccatcttaccccacaatattaTGTGTGGGTaagtgggacaccttttcattctattttctcatcccatttggtagtaaacaaaggacgttcaaaaaaatataaaatatcctcgcgacttttttactttaatattatgtttcccgttttaccccaccctacttatatGATAAAAAGGTTGGGGTCAAGATGGCTCAGTGGAAATAGGACAATATTgtcgttttataattttttaataaagtaaatgtGTGGCTAAAAACCAGCATCACTTACAAATcaaaatacacaatattttatttagttttatttcgtTATACGACATACGTACGCGAATCGGTACAAGCCTCTcgtatgttttaaatacatttcttTGTGTTGTAAATTAACGAATTACACCTAAAACCCGtcaaattcattttaaaacatacattgAAGTGGCGAAAGAttaaacattttcattctattttctcgcgcAGTTTggtttagtaaacaaaaacatttaaagaataaaaccatatcctcagaCCGGTTTCAGGtgcttaaaacacggtcaggatatttgtatattatgtgcttaacatgtcccatcttttcccatcctaccACGAGACAAAATATATGCTTAAGCGGTCATCTTGCCACACCCTACTTTTGGTtcggaattttaaaatatgtagcCATGTTGCGCTAAAAAAagccattttaccccacaattTTAATACAGACTGTAGAGCCAATAACCTTTCCTACATCGTATGTGAAAAAGTGTAGTGTGGAACTAACCGAGCCGATGACGTAGGTTTGATCCAGATTGTAGcatattatacagtagggttggagaagatgggacacctttagcacataatatacaattagcctggtcgtgtttttaataattaacaacggtccgtgaggatatagttttatgattctatgaattttctttgtttactactaatcgggacaagaaaatggagttaaaaggcgtcccatcttcccctaccctactgtataatatatatatatatatatatatatattaagtatGTATATTATcccgtattttaaacaatttacactGTTTACTGCAATTCCGCAACGTTCGAAGTTAAAACAGCTTGTTGTGGTTGAAATAGTTGAATTCATATTTGATAGTTCAAAATGATTCGGCAGATACAgaagtatataaaaataaaacaataaaatcgaTGAACAGTAATAAGTGGTAGTAAAACATCAGAGCAACAAACTGCTGTCTGCTGTGAATACTGCAATTCAAAGGTAATATTGGAGTaatagataaaatattttaacaacaataacacaAAAGTGAATGGCTTtacgcaaaaaaaaacaaaataaaaatgccgTTGATTtgactaaatatttttaccctaCTTTGACAAATTATAATGAATATTCTAGCAACACCGAAATGAAGAAAGCACCAGAAAGTTTAACTCAGattgtattattttgttgatggtgttctaaaagtaaaaatcgTGATGCAGACTGGAGATCCCAGGCAGCAGCTTGGAGGATTTGTTGACAACGTTCTCGGCTTGAAACCCCGATCCGAAACAATTGCTCTATCTGcgatttcaaaatatattagaTACCACAGACGACTTCACTGCATGACATATCTACCTTTAAATAGTTGATCGTTTTAAGAACGTCCCACGAGTTAAGTCTTAAAGCAGATTGGCATTCTTCATCTGTTACACCAAAAACTTCCGATTGAACAGCCACCACTTTCTGTCCTGGGCCCATGTCCTTGTATATACTAAAATTCGCTTGTGTGTGGTGTGCTGGCGAAAGTCGGCGCGGTGGATAAGTGAGAGCTGGGTTTGCTGATGCAATAGGAATGACTGTTGGTGTGGGGGTGCTTGATGACGTACGAGTGAGTGCTgtacaaaaattaagtttaaagaATTGAGTAACACACACTTGCATTATGTTTAACTTACCAATGGCCTGACCATATCCAGATGATAGAGGTGGCGGTGGGCGTGGTGGGGGCGGGGCACTAGATCGGATGAGAGGAACTACACGAGCTGACGGCGTGGGACGAGATATTCCATGCAGTGGTTGATCTCGttcttgttttttctttatttgctCTTCCATCTATCAGGTAAGAGCAGTATTAAACAATGTTTCGTATTAATAtgtgataaaataaaagaaacatcGTATACAATGAAACTTACCCGGTTGTCACCAGGGAGTAGATAATAATGAGTGAAGCTTTCTTGCTTGCCGTCCTTCATTATTGGCAGGATGACCGGATTCGAACCACTCATGTTTGGTGGGAGGGCTGAAAACACAGAGGTTGTGGAAGACTGGCTCGGATGCTTCGGTTTTGAATATGCGGAGGATTGGAGTAAAGATGAGTCAGCAGTTGAGGAACATGAGGTTGGGGATGGTGTGGAGGAATGTCGGTGAGGAGAAACCCTTGCAAGTCTGACAGGTTCCCGTGGTGGAATAAGAGGTGGTATGTCACACCAGTTAACTTCTTTACTGGTGACGGTGGTTGAACTTGATCGGGGCTTGGGTGTTAACGAGCGTTGTGGGAGTGGATCCGGTCGTAACCGGTCAAAACCTCGATGTCCTCGTTCTTCAGCACACAGCGCACGAACCGACTCAAATGAAGCGGTTGCTTGATCCACAGATGTCGTTACGAGGCTTGATGTTGAAGATGAAAGTGAAGACAAACTGGTCTCGCTACCGGAGTTCACAGCTCCAACAAAACCATATTTCTTCATCATTTCATTCTTAAGGTCTTCAAAATCATCAGCTGCGATTTTTGATGCGTTTTGATTAAGAGATGCTGAAGATGCGGCTGTTTGTGGAACACTGTGTGTTTCTTGTTGCAGGGAACTCAGCTTTAAAGCTTTGATTAATGCCATTGTCTCATCGTTTGAATCATTTGTCGTGGTCGGGAAACGTACGTCCCATGCGTTCATTCCTTCACaagacaaatataaatattcacaTCATTCGCCTAATAAACgaattgaaatatttcatagagaaataatgaaaattaatTACCTTGGTCATTAAGCCACGTTGGCGACGGACGCGAAAATACGTCATCGTGTGACTGGTCTTCATCCGGCGCTACAGTATCATACTGTGAAAACGAGTTCACGTAATTATTTTGTCACAACACGACGTTAAGAGAATTATAGCAAGAGAAGAAAACAAGTATTTACCGCAGCCGATTGATCTTGAAAGACTGGATTCAACAAATCTTGCTTATTTTCCAGGAAAAGGTGATTGGCATCATGTGGTTTTATCGGGGAAGGAAGTTGGTCTAAGACGTCACAACAGTGGTTAGATGGGCGATACGACAGAGGTTAATAGAACACTTTGTGGTAAGGGTGGAAATAGAGTTCGAAATATTAAATGACAACTGGCtctgtttaatacaatataattttagtaaatgcaaattttatacaaattctaaatttctaaaaaaagtgaattaaaaataagacGTTTGGTTGAAAAATAAAGGCTTTCTAAGATAAGAACTATTTTTTTTGGCGTACAACGTGATACGGAAAGTATaattgagaaaaaaaacacaattctACCTGAAGATGCACTTTCATCTAAAAGTGAAGTAGGATCCGTTACTTCTGATGTTTCTTTCCATTTTCCGGGTTTTATTCTTCTCTGACGGTGAGGTTTTACATCAGTAGACGATGGTTCGATAATAACCGGGGAACATTGCTTTTGATATTCAGAGCCGTCGCCGGTAGTCGAATCCGATTTCGTGGTTGAAGCTTTCGGTAATTGCTGCCATTTTTGTCTAAGGTGAAGAAATACTTTACATCCTCCGCCCACAACTTGACTTATTcaagaaaaaaactaaactcaCCGTTTCTTTGTCAACTTATGAAGTTTTTTCCTCTCCAGTATTTTTGATTCGTTTTGTTCATACGCAccatctaaaaaaaaacaaacataacacaTTAGCCATAAAAATACATCGTCATTGACCTCGGTGACTTACCGGAATCCACACCCCGCGTCACACAAGTATACATGCCTTTCAACTTCATTTTGTAAGCGCAAAACATAAATCGTTGTTTTGTAATCAATTAATTAAGAAGTTTTTGTCTTGGTCGGCATCAGTAtaacaaacaactttattataaaactaggAAAACCTGTACAACGAAATACAAGTAGTAATCTCAAGTTCGCATTCGTGTGAAGAACTAACTGTGTTAAAAACGTTCCATACATAAGATACTCTAGACAATCGCCTTTCTTCTGAcgttaataaaattaatattccCGACCATAACTTAAATCTTCTGAATCACGAAAGCCTTAAATAGACTGGTTGTTCACACCACATATAATGATATTACTGGAACTTTCTCCCCGACTGCCCGGTAACAAATGAACACTGCCACTGAGCGCTACGATCGCTTAGGTCTGGGAAGCGTCCGGTGAGAAGAAATGATGTCGAGCACGCACACACACACCAACACGCACCTTGCCTTGCGAGCAGTCAGCGGAAACGGATGCATGctaataacaataaaacgaTTCCAACATATGCACGAGGAGATAAAGAACACTGACAAATTTTCACAACTTTTCATAACCACGGTCGGCAGAAATTATTAGGTCGTGGTACATTTAGTATATCTAACACCGCGCTAGTACTCACACAAAATTCTCTGGTACGCGGAAACGGAAGTATTTAGTAACAATATTAGTCTATCCACATTGCGTAAGTGGCTTACATCATCCGTGTTATATGTGAATCATCATCAGACGTGACAAAGAACTAAGATGTCTGTTCTTACtggatttaaataaaagcattcGCCCACGCCTTGTTTGTTCAACTTCTAGCGACAGTGTGCCAGCTGTAGGCAGCCAAGCGCATCGATTAAATGGAAAAACTGACTTAAAGGGAGAAGTTTTACTTCACGATCAATCAGTTTGTGAAAATTGTATAAGTTAAGTTATGGAATTAGTGTGAAAGCAGAGTTTTATTTGGTTATTTCACCGAACTGCCTTTCTCCAAACGTGGacatgacgtaataatgaaTTGTCGCGTGCCGATCACACAAACTAATCACGTAAGGAAGAAATACTCACCACATCAGAACACGAGCCGGTCGTAATTTCGCGTGTCGGAAGTTACGTATTTATTTGACGCTTCTGCGTCATAAAGCAAAACAATGAATTCTACAACTGGGTGTTAGAAATTCACCAGTCACTTTGAAGTGGTGGCGCCAAGAACGGGAAGGGTTCAACCggtttatttaacaaacaacaCCGCAGGATATTCTCTTGTCGCTCCGGGACaaagataattttatttgcGCGGATTCGATCCATTCCTTTTCGGCGTCCAACGCTAAATCGAATTAATATTGAACGATCCTATCAACACActtgaaaacataaacaaataattccCATGTTGGAAATTTACAACGTAGGAAAACTTGAAGAAAATTGTCTGAACATTCCAGTAAACGTTCATCTCTGACGTCACATCTAGATAAGAATAACATATACCGCCTTATGACGTGCTGTAGTCAGCAGATTGGAAACACACGGCCATCTGAAAATGACTGCACCTAATCGATTACGGATAGCACAGTGCACAAGCGTGTTGTGAACTTCTATTTATTTACCTTGTCAAAATAGAACTGCAAACCTCGACTGTTTACATAAAGAGCATAGGGTGACGGGAGATAAAGATATGCATTAAAGTTAGCGCCACCCACCAAGGCATAGCGCCGCTATACGACACACAAATATGTAAACAACGGTAAGCAATGAGGATCTTGCTTGACGTAAAACTTACATTACATGACCTTCACTGTAAGTGCAGTGGAAACTTACGTAACCAAAGTTGGCGTTTGTGAGTTTTCATATTTGGTGATTATTTATCAATGAATTCAACAACAAGTGTTTACAAGAAAAGCTGCTATATATTGAAAACACGTAATTGTATCAAAATAAGAACCTGTGTCCATCACACGATTGtgcatttaaaatttcattttcaatGTAAAATTGTTGGTAACTGGAAGTTTAAACTGAACGTTTATTTTCTCAGTCGAATCATTTGCGTTGCCGCGTAAACTTTGCCGACAGCACCAAGACAACCCATAAATCTGGTTTAATCGGTGAAAAACTTCTACTCAGCTTAACTGAAGTTTCTCCTGTGCGGCCAACCAGCCTTAGTTCTTACTTATAAGGCATAACAAAAGTGACAGCGAGTATTATAATCTATGACGCACGTACGGATTTTTTGAATAACTGTCCTACAATTGACGCATATACTGGGAGCCGTGAAACTTGTGTTCAGACTGCTTAATTACTTTAGGGCAACCTTTGTTGAACAGATTTCTGAAGCCGCAGTTTGATCCGCAATGCTCGGGCACGaattacaataaacaatggCGCATTAGCGGAGGATGTGTGACCACAATGCTCCACAAAACCGATACTCGATTGAAAAGATTGTTAACGGACTGACCGCATAACAGAAACTAATGAAAGTGAGGATATGttaatacaacatatttaggaaactataaatatgaaacagcgattttacataaaaactaTAATCAGCGTTAAGGTGTTATCTATTCTTATTATACAAAcgttttttgaaacaaaaagtcAGATACATTCGTCTGTGGTAGTTTGGTATATACATGCTGATGCTGCACAATCTGTACGTTTCACGAACCGCCATTAAACCTGCAGCAGCTAATCGAAAAAGCAAATATTAACCAACGGATATTCAGGTGAACAGATTGCCATGTGGGCAAGCTATAACTTAAAGTTATCACAGTTTTTTATGTCTTACAGTGACTGATGTCTCGTGATTCTAGAGATGCGaattacagaataataaagtattctatAATATTCTAAAATACTTTCTTTCAAACCTAAAATTTCAagtctattttatttatattacaatattaattttacccacatataTCAGTTTATTGACACTTTAATAGTAGCCTTGTTGGACCTGTAGTGCAAACGGCTAAAGCAAACGTATAGCAATCTATGCTGTAGGTATAGGACGCTGTTGCGAAACGTTTTCTGCTGAACGCCCAACAAATACAAggaaaagtttttatactAACCatgattaattaatttattaatttaatttaacatgtgatgtatgatgatgtcattaaacagaatacgaATCCTGTAATTAGATTTATAGACAaaggattcgaaattctgtattGTGCATCCCTTTTTGTCTGTGATTTACGTTTAATGGTTTCCCTCTAAACACGCTGCAAAGATTAACCCAGGGAAAATAGTCCAACGACATTATTGTTTCATGTAAAACGTAAGATATAATAGGCactttataaaaaagcaaaagtaaaaggctaaaaaaaattataaaaaagatatctaatgtaaataattattgatattttctcgtcacaggGAGAACTATAGTTTGATTGTGTAACACAATGTCGGGAAGCGAGCaaggtattattattatttaaggAAAAATTGCCCATCAACccatttacattaaaaaccaCGACTTTTTTTCGTGTCTCAGGAAAATAATtagatttatttgtttaagaaGGACGGTGAAGTAAAATGCAGCCGCTGTAAATGTTTGTGCTGAtatggtaaatataatttcCTTGTCGCGtgctttatttattatttcacgACCACCAACGTtcactttgtttatttgtccaagatttatgacgtcaccttcggcgtattgtgacgtcataactgAAAGCATAACTGTGATGAGAAACTAAAGATTAGTGAAATTGCTGCACAGCTATTCGAACGTTTAAGGTTATCTCACAGATACATcgattatttttacatttcaaaattaaatatcaCGTACAAAGATACAGCAGGTGCctgcacaaaaataaatacacctaACTGTGGACAAAAATACCAGTGAACAgctttcatttaaaaccatgTGATTCAACAAAAAATCGAGGCAAATATAAAGTCCTTGAGCGAATTTGAACCAAAAACAGAATtcgtttaaaaagtttttttttttaattcttcgtATGGATAAAAATGGTATAAAAGTTAACTATATTATGGACTCACGTGTATGACGGGTTTAATGGTTAAGTGTGTGCCTACACGTATGTGAAGAAACATATTAACAACCCGAATTCGTTTTATAGCAAGCGATATGATTAACACATCCCACGCTCGCTTTCAATAACTTAGTATTTGTAAGTGTGATTAAATATTTCGAAGAATTGAGATCACAATTTCTACTACAGATTACGTTTGGATACAAACGAGACCgcatttgtatttattgttggTGGATATACTTTTCCTTTCTCCTAACATGCGTTGCTTACATGACATACTACTTGGTTACTTTCAGTAGTTAACGGTGTCTGCTATCGGTAAAAACTACACCACAGGAAAATTTGAACTGTAATGTGCTACCATGTTTACGTGTTTGGGGAGCTAACCGAATGTGATGTAAATCAATTGACCTTCATGGAACCACCGGGTTCTGCGCTACAGAGTAATCTTCTGTGAAAATTGCATGTTTGTTATTTGATAAACAGGACTTGAGTGGCCGCACGGTCGTACGCAGGTGCAAAGACTGCAAACACATACCCATGTTGAGGAAGAATAACTTAACTATAAACCCAACACAAACTCATATGAGACCAatcaatttatattaaaccaACTCATCCCTGGTTTGACAACACAGTATATTGTGTCATTGTAATAAAACGATGTACAACAGACGTTTTTGTTATATAGATATGAAACGTGAATTATCATCCAATTAACATAATGAACTTGGGAATCCCATTGCCttccatactatatatatgtttatgtgGTATCTCGGAAAGTTTTTCTCGTAACATCGCATTATGCGCAAACggaaattaaattttgaacaTTATAGACTATATAGAAACCGTGTGTGATTTTGTTGCATTTGGTGCCACAAACACAAACTATTAAACTGTGATATGTAAGTAAGCGATGCATACAGagaatatataaacacaggTCAGTATCTGAAAGTATAGTTGCTACCGGTTTTAATCATCGCATATACGTCACAAGGAGTCGACCCCTCATTGACATACGTAACATACAAAACGAAAAAGACAAGAAAGATagaatttaagtttataggtATGCTCGTGAATTAAGTGAACTGAAAGTCGAACCTTAAAAACAATACGTCACTTTTAGAACAGTGTATTAAATGTGCGTGAACTCATGCTACGTCAAAACGAGACAATTGTGAACTATAACGGATTGGGTATTTTCCGAATGCGTCCACTCAATAGACGCGGAAACGAAAGATCCGCTccctatgacgtaacagtggTAGTATTGCTAGTGTGTAAGAAGTCTCTTCCGGTGGGGTCagtagaaaataaaacagaaaagtaGTAAATAGAACATGAACTGCCGCTTAGAAATGTGAATGCAGCTATATAACAAGGTCGATCCAGTCGCATATAAGCATGTTATTCGCGGGACATCTGATTAGATATTTAAGTATATGACAAGATGGCTGCTGCACCTTGCTTCAAAGTCACCGGATCGATGGCAAaccgagtaaaatcatttattatcAGGAAACATGATCAGTAAACACAGATGACGACGGAAGATGATCAAGACGAGATAAAAATCAGCATTCTTATGAATTTGTGGCCACTTCTAGGAAAAGATAGAAATCTTTTGAGCCTTTAACTCAACCTTCAGTGAGGAGCAGGATCCCATCACCTCCCACTGCACGAGATAACGTCAATGCTTCCTTCACAGATCTACAAACCTAAATCTACGCAGATATTGACGTCAGCACCGATAATGACGTGAGCCTCGACACTGCGACAACAAGAGCGTGCAACAAATATTCCTTCCTTTCTTCACAAAAAGTACATGTGATAATATTGACTGTTAGGAACTAACAAACGATCACttgaaaaacatatttgaGTAGTTTTCCGTGTGGTATCATGGcgccattttgttaaaatgtcaaTAGGATGCGAAAGAAAGCCTCGTGTAAATATAAcgattatgttttttaaatgtgcatTTAGAGCACGGTGAGTTTTTGGAATTAATAACATGAACTaataatgtataaaacatacgACTTGGGTAAACGGGGTTAACGTTTCATACAACAATACAAAATTCAATCGAGTTTAACTTATTGGAACTAATTGTAAAGAAACTAATTCACAAAATATTCGTTGTAAATGTGGATACAATAAAGTGAAACAATCTCATGCACGATGGTCACAGTTAGAATTACAAGTTTACTGTGTTGTGGTTCGCCGCATTATGTAAACCAGCGGACCTGCCGATATGTTTAAGCGCTTCGACGGTTTGTTTTGTTCGTGGAGTAAGATAATAAACAGTGCATAGCTTTAACCGATAGCAAGAGCTGATTTATGTTCGGCGGGATGCCGTACATGGGGGTTGacattttatgacgtcattgatgCTGGATCAGATTACGAGAAAAAGGTAAACCCTGAGCGATTTTATTTCGTAGCCGAATGTCATGAGggtttaatattgttttataccgaatgatttatatttacttgACACATAGAAAAAAGCAAACGGTTATATTTAGCACCTGCATACCGTTTATCTTTCCAGGCACGTATAAGTGACATGGCTTATCTCTGTTCGGTATGTTGCAAATGCAAATCATACTGACAATGTGCCAAGATTATCAATGCAATGCATGGCGTAATGGGTTGTTTTTTGCAGAGTTTTATCCCCACAACGGCTATCTCttctatttttgtaaaacgAATATGAAGCTTTGAACAACCTATGATGCAGGGCCTATGttgtcaaataaaatttactttgaTTACAAAACTGGAAAAATcataaacactaaacagtatGTTGCTGGAGTCA from Ciona intestinalis unplaced genomic scaffold, KH HT000116.2, whole genome shotgun sequence harbors:
- the LOC100177882 gene encoding ribonuclease P protein subunit p30-like; translated protein: MSSIPIPPHGKLYDLNIQYESNCLMETTSKANMAVRLGYEVVAINQNVSSVAKETKAKRMKLMLPEPPPLLHLDAESKSYLKINKKNFQQYSRITIELCELGDLHKVRDVLSTGLYDIIAVLPRTDRLFHSACTELHIDIICIDGSEKLPYLPKHATVQAAISRGINFEVCYAPMIRDTTMRRLTINNVQRLVESSKGKNLILSSGALHQMEMRGPYDVANLSTLFGIKENLHIHCVSNNCRSAIVHSFTRKTAKCAVYVQQLNETIATI